One Brassica napus cultivar Da-Ae chromosome C2, Da-Ae, whole genome shotgun sequence DNA window includes the following coding sequences:
- the LOC106442019 gene encoding GATA transcription factor 21-like, whose amino-acid sequence MGSDFHYSIDLNEDQNHHEQPFLYPFGSSSSILHNQQQHQHHNHQVPSNSSSSISSLSSYLPFLINSQEDHYVAYNNTCHDDHLHLSQPLKAKMFNGGSSSSYDHTVPKKERRLKLTIRKKDHHDDQTDFPHQNPTKLNSGSDKWLMSPKMRLIKKTITNNKQRIDHTNSNDNNHKEDHYPLDKTTFKEDHDEELKKVSTRTTTAVTTEKRCNTINETGYGNNNGVIRVCSDCNTTKTPLWRSGPRGPKSLCNACGIRQRKARRAAMAAAVAAGDDQEVVARLQQLPVKKKLQNKRKRSNGGDKYNLSSPVVAKTKKCKLKEEEDDAAIVAGDSEISKSTTSSGSSVLSNKFCFDDLTIMLSKSSAYQQVFPQDEKEAAILLMALSYGMVHG is encoded by the exons ATGGGTTCAGATTTTCATTACTCCATAGATCTAAACGAAGATCAAAACCATCACGAACAGCCCTTTTTGTATCCTTTTGGATCATCTTCGTCTATTCTTCATAATCAGCAGCAGCATCAGCACCATAATCATCAAGTTCCCTCTAATTCTTCATCATCCATTTCGTCTCTATCCTCTTACCTCCCTTTCTTGATCAACTCTCAAGAAGATCATTATGTTGCGTACAACAATACCTGTCATGATGATCATCTCCATCTATCTCAACCCCTCAAG GCCAAGATGTTTAACGgtggatcatcatcatcttacGATCACACGGTGCCAAAGAAGGAGAGAAGACTGAAACTAACGATAAGGAAAAAAGATCATCACGATGACCAAACCGATTTTCCTCATCAAAACCCGACAAAACTCAACTCAGGCTCGGACAAGTGGTTGATGTCCCCAAAGATGCGGTTGATCAAGAAAACAATCACCAACAATAAACAGCGAATTGATCACACTAACAGTAATGATAATAATCATAAAGAAGATCACTATCCTTTAGATAAGACTACTTTCAAAGAAGATCACGATGAAGAACTCAAGAAAGTCTCGACCAGGACGACTACGGCAGTGACCACAGAGAAGCGCTGCAATACTATTAACGAGACTGGTTATGGTAATAACAACGGTGTGATTAGGGTTTGTTCGGATTGTAACACCACCAAGACTCCTCTTTGGCGAAGTGGGCCTCGAGGTCCCAAG TCTCTTTGTAACGCGTGTGGCATAAGACAAAGAAAGGCAAGGCGGGCCGCAATGGCTGCAGCCGTAGCTGCGGGAGACGACCAAGAGGTGGTGGCGAGGCTGCAACAATTACCGGTGAAAAAGAAGTTGCAAAACAAGAGAAAACGATCTAATGGAGGTGACAAATACAATCTCTCTTCCCCGGTGGTGGCAAAGACAAAAAAGTGCAAGttgaaagaagaagaggatgacGCCGCAATAGTTGCCGGAGATTCAGAGATCAGCAAATCAACAACTTCCTCTGGATCCTCAGTTTTGTCGAACAAATTTTGCTTCGATGATTTGACTATAATGTTGAGCAAAAGCTCAGCTTATCAACAAGTGTTCCCACAAGATGAGAAGGAAGCTGCTATATTGCTCATGGCTCTGTCGTATGGAATGGTTCATGGTTGA
- the LOC106356580 gene encoding F-box/FBD/LRR-repeat protein At5g56420 — MDIISELPDDLLLRIMSFVHTKTAFDAQLLSKRWRNLWKKLPTLYHDYTFHKSESQFLVFINKTLELLESSVLESFYIRIVPTQTSSGVFLRGCLLAKLQVRELNFISIINPVALQIKKGIYHLQTLVILRIECCSLEDGYGNQIIPLQSLKVLQLRCVKYSSDASLSNLLSSLPSLEDLFLDRCSSDNKPTKTLSIAVRCLLRLTVLRCPDNCESHLMRLNVNAPSLKYLNVEDHWRNVSFSEEKMEELIEADVNASYIDTEKLLTAIVTAKRLSLCVVTSKILRVNVFFNQLVRLEICTCQQEWWNVLEKVLLSSPKLCILKLHQKHLFGTRDPTVRWKEPSSVPVCFASHLETFEWRGYEGTEDEKKLASYILRNAGILKTVTIYPLISNPDIRRRRILKNHMSNELVKLSGWSFTCKLVFR, encoded by the exons ATGGACATAATCAGTGAGTTGCCTGATGATTTACTCTTGCGTATTATGTCATTCGTTCACACAAAAACTGCGTTTGATGCTCAACTCTTGTCCAAAAGATGGCGAAATCTCTGGAAAAAGTTGCCAACTCTCTACCATGATTACACCTTTCACAAATCTGAATCTCAGTTTTTAGTATTCATTAACAAGACACTGGAGTTACTCGAGTCTTCGGTGTTAGAGAGCTTTTATATCAGAATTGTTCCAACACAAACTAGTTCTGGAGTTTTCCTCAGAGGATGTCTACTAGCCAAGCTACAAGTGCGCGAACTTAACTTCATCAGTATTATTAATCCCGTTGCTCTACAAATAAAGAAGGGAATCTACCATCTTCAAACGCTTGTGATCTTGAGAATTGAATGTTGTAGTCTTGAAGATGGTTATGGTAACCAGATCATCCCATTACAATCCCTCAAAGTCTTGCAGCTTCGATGTGTGAAGTATTCCAGCGATGcatctctctctaatctcttatctaGTTTACCGAGTCTCGAAGATTTGTTTTTGGACAGATGTTCGAGTGATAATAAGCCCACGAAAACTCTATCTATTGCGGTACGTTGTTTGCTGAGATTGACAGTTCTTAGATGTCCTGATAATTGTGAAAGTCATCTCATGAGGTTGAACGTTAATgcaccttctttgaaatacttGAACGTTGAAGATCACTGGAGAAACGTTTCTTTTTCTGAGGAGAAGATGGAAGAGCTCATAGAAGCAGATGTTAATGCAAGTTATATCGATACCGAGAAGCTTCTGACAGCTATTGTAACAGCGAAACGCCTTTCGTTATGTGTAGTCACTTCAAAG ATTCTGCGGGTTAATGTATTCTTTAATCAACTCGTTCGTTTGGAGATATGCACATGTCAACAAGAATGGTGGAATGTTCTTGAGAAGGTTTTGTTAAGTTCACCTAAACTATGCATTCTCAAGCTTCATCAGAAACATCTTTTTGGGACTAGAGATCCCACGGTTAGATGGAAAGAACCTAGTTCTGttcctgtatgttttgcttctCATCTTGAAACGTTCGAGTGGAGAGGTTATGAAGGAACAGAAGATGAGAAAAAATTAGCGAGTTACATCCTAAGAAATGCTGGGATATTGAAGACTGTAACGATCTATCCGTTGATCTCAAATCCAGATATCAGAAGGCGTAGGATTCTCAAAAACCATATGAGCAACGAATTAGTGAAACTTTCTGGATGGTCATTCACTTGTAAGCTTGTTTTCAGATGA